In the Girardinichthys multiradiatus isolate DD_20200921_A chromosome 4, DD_fGirMul_XY1, whole genome shotgun sequence genome, one interval contains:
- the LOC124867103 gene encoding 5-hydroxyisourate hydrolase-like isoform X1 encodes MSAFRLQQLKSHILFESKIAAMSGSPSPLTTHVLNTALGVPGTNVTLRLYQQNTSTDVWQLITIGTTNDDGRCPGLITQEQFKAGVYKLHFETGQYWASMGQTSFYPYVEIVFTITDPGQKYHVPLLVSRFSYSTYRGS; translated from the exons ATGAGCGCATTCAGGCTGCAGCAACTGAAGAGTCACATTCTGTTTGAAAGTAAG aTCGCAGCTATGTCAGGCTCACCTAGTCCTCTTACCACCCATGTGCTGAACACTGCACTGGGTGTCCCAGGAACAAACGTGACCCTCAGACTTTATCAACAAAACACCTCAACCGATGTCTGGCAGTTAATAACCATTGG GACAACAAATGATGATGGACGATGTCCAGGACTGATCACACAAGAACAGTTTAAAGCTGGTGTGTACAAATTGCATTTTGAGACCGGTCAGTACTGGGCCAGTATGGGGCAGACCTCCTTCTATCCCTACGTGGAG ATTGTTTTCACTATAACTGATCCGGGCCAAAAGTATCATGTCCCTCTGCTTGTGAGTCGCTTCTCCTACAGCACCTATAGAGGGAGCTAG
- the LOC124867103 gene encoding 5-hydroxyisourate hydrolase-like isoform X2, translated as MSGSPSPLTTHVLNTALGVPGTNVTLRLYQQNTSTDVWQLITIGTTNDDGRCPGLITQEQFKAGVYKLHFETGQYWASMGQTSFYPYVEIVFTITDPGQKYHVPLLVSRFSYSTYRGS; from the exons ATGTCAGGCTCACCTAGTCCTCTTACCACCCATGTGCTGAACACTGCACTGGGTGTCCCAGGAACAAACGTGACCCTCAGACTTTATCAACAAAACACCTCAACCGATGTCTGGCAGTTAATAACCATTGG GACAACAAATGATGATGGACGATGTCCAGGACTGATCACACAAGAACAGTTTAAAGCTGGTGTGTACAAATTGCATTTTGAGACCGGTCAGTACTGGGCCAGTATGGGGCAGACCTCCTTCTATCCCTACGTGGAG ATTGTTTTCACTATAACTGATCCGGGCCAAAAGTATCATGTCCCTCTGCTTGTGAGTCGCTTCTCCTACAGCACCTATAGAGGGAGCTAG
- the LOC124867104 gene encoding 5-hydroxyisourate hydrolase-like isoform X2 translates to MHMIIAMSPSPSPLTTHVLNTALGVPGSNMTLRLYQQQPLTTVWHRITTGTTNGDERCPGLITQEQFKPGVYKLHFETGQYWASMGQTSFYPYVEIVFTISDLGQRYHVPLLVSRFSYSTYRGS, encoded by the exons ATGCATATG aTCATAGCCATGTCACCCTCACCTAGTCCTCTCACCACGCATGTGCTGAACACTGCACTGGGTGTCCCAGGATCAAACATGACCCTCAGGCTTTATCAACAACAACCCTTAACCACTGTTTGGCATCGAATAACCACTGG GACAACTAACGGCGATGAGCGATGTCCAGGGCTGATCACACAAGAGCAGTTTAAACCTGGTGTGTACAAGTTGCACTTTGAGACTGGTCAGTACTGGGCCAGTATGGGACAGACCTCCTTCTATCCCTACGTGGAG ATAGTTTTCACTATATCTGACCTGGGTCAGAGGTATCATGTGCCGCTGCTTGTGAGTCGTTTCTCCTACAGCACGTACAGGGGGAGCTAG
- the LOC124867104 gene encoding 5-hydroxyisourate hydrolase-like isoform X1 → MDRPKGQIRKWRPNVALSIIAMSPSPSPLTTHVLNTALGVPGSNMTLRLYQQQPLTTVWHRITTGTTNGDERCPGLITQEQFKPGVYKLHFETGQYWASMGQTSFYPYVEIVFTISDLGQRYHVPLLVSRFSYSTYRGS, encoded by the exons ATGGACAGACCGAAAGGGCAAATCAGGAAGTGGAGACCAAACGTCGCGCTCTCT aTCATAGCCATGTCACCCTCACCTAGTCCTCTCACCACGCATGTGCTGAACACTGCACTGGGTGTCCCAGGATCAAACATGACCCTCAGGCTTTATCAACAACAACCCTTAACCACTGTTTGGCATCGAATAACCACTGG GACAACTAACGGCGATGAGCGATGTCCAGGGCTGATCACACAAGAGCAGTTTAAACCTGGTGTGTACAAGTTGCACTTTGAGACTGGTCAGTACTGGGCCAGTATGGGACAGACCTCCTTCTATCCCTACGTGGAG ATAGTTTTCACTATATCTGACCTGGGTCAGAGGTATCATGTGCCGCTGCTTGTGAGTCGTTTCTCCTACAGCACGTACAGGGGGAGCTAG
- the LOC124867104 gene encoding 5-hydroxyisourate hydrolase-like isoform X3, translating to MSPSPSPLTTHVLNTALGVPGSNMTLRLYQQQPLTTVWHRITTGTTNGDERCPGLITQEQFKPGVYKLHFETGQYWASMGQTSFYPYVEIVFTISDLGQRYHVPLLVSRFSYSTYRGS from the exons ATGTCACCCTCACCTAGTCCTCTCACCACGCATGTGCTGAACACTGCACTGGGTGTCCCAGGATCAAACATGACCCTCAGGCTTTATCAACAACAACCCTTAACCACTGTTTGGCATCGAATAACCACTGG GACAACTAACGGCGATGAGCGATGTCCAGGGCTGATCACACAAGAGCAGTTTAAACCTGGTGTGTACAAGTTGCACTTTGAGACTGGTCAGTACTGGGCCAGTATGGGACAGACCTCCTTCTATCCCTACGTGGAG ATAGTTTTCACTATATCTGACCTGGGTCAGAGGTATCATGTGCCGCTGCTTGTGAGTCGTTTCTCCTACAGCACGTACAGGGGGAGCTAG
- the pdcd5 gene encoding programmed cell death protein 5, giving the protein MADEELEAIRRQRMAELQAKHGDASNNQQGEEAKQRETEMRNSILAQVLNQAARARLSNLALVKPEKANAVENYLIQMAQFGKLGGKISESGLIEILEKVSQQTEKKTTVTFNRQRVMDSDDEDDY; this is encoded by the exons ATGGCAGACGAAGAATTGGAGGCGATAAGGCGGCAGAGGATGGCGGAACTGCAGGCGAAGCACGGG GATGCTTCAAACAATCAGCAGGGTGAAGAAGCTAAACAACG AGAAACAGAGATGAGGAACTCTATATTGGCTCAAGTCCTGAACCAGGCTGCTCGAGCAAGAT TAAGCAATCTTGCATTGGTGAAGCCGGAGAAGGCAAATGCTGTTGAAAACTATCTCATTCAGATGGCCCAATTTGGAAAGCTGGGAGGAAAG ATTTCTGAGTCGGGCTTAATTGAGATCCTAGAAAAAGTCAGTCAGCAAACGGAGAAAAAGACCACAGTTACA TTCAACAGGCAGAGGGTGATGGACTCAGACGACGAGGATGATTACTGA